From one Vespula vulgaris chromosome 25, iyVesVulg1.1, whole genome shotgun sequence genomic stretch:
- the LOC127072280 gene encoding uncharacterized protein LOC127072280, which yields MSPKQLIYICILNFMVAVGSLSQMKKILRHIKCDWDNLAHKPELIILKEYANRTRTYTLIIAIAFYLYIISLIFPSVLRIFLYYFDEANETVLTLPVCLDNFMKGQINHYLALLFECVFLFIMSTIGIAHYSIFVLITQHTCALFNVVASKIEKRFKSNPHKFNHASNRSKLAQEYEWLVDIIESYDNAIEFVSNLISLFS from the exons ATGTCGCCAAAGCAATTGATATACATTTGTATTCTAAACTTTATGGTAGCTGTGGGATCACTTTCACAG ATGAAAAAGATTCTGCGTCACATAAAATGCGATTGGGATAATCTGGCACACAAACcggaattaataattttaaaagaatatgcTAATCGTACAAGAACGTATACACTAATAATCgcaa ttgcattttatctatatataatttcattgatatttccATCCGTTCTACGTATCTTTCTGTATTATTTTGATGAAGCAAACGAAACCGTATTAACCTTGCCAGTTTGTCTTGATAACTTTATGAAAGGTCAAATAAATCACTATTTGGCACTTTTATTCGAATGTGTATTCTTATTCATCATGAGTACAATAGGAATTGCCCACTAttctatatttgtattaattacaCAGCATACCTGTGCACTATTTAATGTAGTCGc ttcgaagatagagaaacgatttaaaaGTAACCCACATAAATTCAATCATGCCAGTAACCGCAGTAAATTGGCACAGGAATACGAATGGCTCGTCGATATCATAGAATCCTATGATAATGCCATCGAGTTCGTATCAAATCTTATAAGCCTATTCTCTTGA